In a genomic window of Sulfuriferula nivalis:
- a CDS encoding protoglobin domain-containing protein, which translates to MMKQTEQTLLEQMRITEFEVDQRKALFLFTKNDVQTLVSYKHLIEENIDELVEEFYRMQTSNAEIALLIGDADTLSRLRNAQRTTQVYY; encoded by the coding sequence ATGATGAAGCAAACGGAACAAACACTCCTTGAGCAGATGCGCATCACCGAATTCGAAGTAGACCAGCGTAAAGCCTTATTTTTATTCACTAAGAATGACGTACAAACACTAGTTTCCTACAAGCATCTGATTGAAGAAAACATCGATGAACTGGTAGAAGAGTTTTATCGCATGCAAACCAGTAATGCCGAAATCGCGCTGTTAATTGGCGATGCCGACACCCTCTCACGGCTACGCAACGCACAACGCACAACGCAGGTATATTATTGA
- a CDS encoding GGDEF domain-containing protein, whose amino-acid sequence MYDITLVFDTYIRSLVSEIETAKEKSEHYARSLEEKVQERTRQLEEMSHTDPLTGLLNVRHFENIITTALYSAQRRSEPVTLIYIDIDDFKTINDMYGHQRGDEVLRLVANAIKSVARAEDITVRYGGDEFCMLLSNLRAEQAQELIISRLEHTMTKTLEHVSLSIGIAQTGPEAYIDAFTLINLADKNMYSTKASHKTDKQEPKL is encoded by the coding sequence ATGTATGACATCACCCTGGTGTTTGATACCTATATTCGCAGTCTGGTTTCCGAAATCGAAACGGCCAAAGAAAAATCCGAACACTATGCCCGCAGTCTGGAAGAAAAAGTTCAGGAACGAACCCGACAACTGGAAGAAATGTCCCACACAGATCCACTCACTGGATTGCTCAATGTACGCCATTTCGAAAACATTATTACTACTGCTTTATACAGTGCACAGCGACGCTCGGAACCAGTCACGCTGATTTATATAGATATCGATGACTTCAAAACAATTAACGATATGTACGGACATCAACGTGGTGATGAAGTTTTACGTCTCGTTGCCAATGCGATTAAAAGTGTAGCGCGGGCTGAAGATATCACCGTACGTTATGGCGGTGATGAGTTTTGCATGCTGCTATCCAACCTGCGGGCAGAACAGGCACAAGAACTGATCATTAGTCGCCTTGAACATACCATGACCAAAACACTGGAGCATGTTTCGCTCAGTATAGGTATCGCACAGACAGGACCCGAAGCGTATATCGATGCATTCACATTAATTAATTTAGCTGATAAAAATATGTACTCCACCAAAGCATCACATAAAACTGACAAACAAGAACCCAAATTGTAA
- a CDS encoding S-methyl thiohydantoin desulfurase domain-containing protein produces the protein MMATYEYGITDFQYIAAGAAILASGGGGSYNDAVQVITELADSGWSNTVLVKDYDGVSNCSVLALMGSPDAADTLTLADVVYSITNTITAYQAMTGFTLGCVIPVEIGPINSIVPLIAAAISNNALWVVNGDGAGRAVPELPQTTYSGSATLAVSPCILANDAKIAATLESALLNSTTAAQAESLAGGIVSAFGNFSGITLWPSNATNNYALTGNYISGTLTQAWALGEFLLNSPTPPATNAVTTQITQITERAATAIATNFYITSITQSTTTGSLDTGIIRLDNTPNPNNSTATYTIYNLNENLIMYSSLSNTPSIIAPDSICYYSESTGLGFSNATDDLAIYFDTNTGQSTGKTVSIIKIDAASQLYDAAGVITSFATLLHNLGYAGAMPYPA, from the coding sequence ATGATGGCAACTTACGAATATGGCATTACAGATTTCCAATACATAGCTGCAGGGGCTGCCATACTGGCAAGTGGTGGAGGTGGCAGCTATAACGATGCAGTCCAGGTCATTACAGAGCTGGCTGATAGCGGCTGGAGTAATACAGTTCTGGTTAAGGACTATGACGGTGTATCCAATTGTTCTGTACTCGCATTAATGGGCTCCCCAGATGCAGCTGACACACTGACACTGGCTGATGTAGTTTATTCTATTACAAACACGATTACTGCCTATCAAGCCATGACCGGATTTACATTAGGCTGTGTTATCCCAGTAGAAATTGGCCCAATAAATTCCATTGTCCCACTCATAGCCGCAGCCATCTCCAACAATGCCCTCTGGGTTGTAAATGGCGATGGTGCTGGGCGCGCTGTACCTGAATTACCTCAGACAACTTATAGCGGCAGCGCTACACTCGCAGTCAGTCCATGCATACTGGCCAACGATGCCAAGATAGCGGCAACATTAGAATCCGCCCTGCTAAATTCAACCACTGCTGCGCAGGCTGAATCACTGGCTGGTGGCATCGTTTCTGCATTTGGTAATTTTTCGGGTATTACCCTTTGGCCATCCAATGCAACTAACAACTACGCATTAACTGGCAACTACATTTCGGGCACCTTAACCCAGGCATGGGCACTCGGTGAATTCCTGTTAAATTCCCCAACACCCCCTGCCACCAATGCAGTAACGACACAAATTACGCAAATAACTGAACGTGCTGCAACCGCTATCGCCACCAATTTTTACATCACGTCCATCACCCAATCCACTACAACGGGCTCACTAGATACTGGCATCATCCGACTGGACAATACGCCCAACCCCAATAACAGCACGGCAACCTATACCATTTACAACCTGAATGAAAATCTGATCATGTATTCGAGCCTGAGCAATACGCCCAGCATCATTGCGCCAGACTCCATTTGCTACTATTCCGAAAGCACAGGTCTGGGCTTCTCCAATGCTACCGATGACTTAGCTATCTATTTTGATACAAATACTGGTCAAAGCACGGGTAAAACAGTTAGTATCATCAAAATTGATGCTGCATCGCAGCTGTATGATGCAGCAGGTGTGATAACTTCATTCGCGACTCTGCTGCATAATCTTGGTTATGCTGGTGCTATGCCTTACCCTGCCTAA
- a CDS encoding sensor domain-containing diguanylate cyclase has product MTENDIDKDRLELALEAAGLDLWENNLVTGEVTRKAMKTFAELGYTETETASLVDDMFAIVHPDDVSIIKNTVSEYLAGATSQYRCEFRLRSKKNDAWVWYANYGRSMDCNGQGQRFIGVTFNIDDRKCKEELLATRELEWRTLVENSPNTISRYDQDCRRIYANPAFCAISEGGKAALLGKAPTEHPGGENMAQYEEKIRSVFATGENVEFELNWTGKNQQEFCSHIRLTAEYDLNGVVTTVLAVGHDISELNAQRQKIREIAFYDPLTQLPNRRFFMDRLQHALTCCQKSGRQGALLFKVDPDFWTMN; this is encoded by the coding sequence ATGACAGAAAATGACATCGACAAAGATAGACTTGAACTTGCTTTAGAGGCAGCAGGGCTAGACCTTTGGGAAAACAATCTGGTTACTGGTGAAGTTACTCGTAAAGCGATGAAGACCTTTGCCGAGCTAGGCTACACCGAAACTGAAACAGCCTCACTAGTCGATGATATGTTCGCTATTGTTCATCCCGACGACGTCTCCATTATCAAAAACACCGTTAGCGAATATCTGGCAGGTGCCACTTCACAATATCGGTGTGAATTCAGATTACGCAGTAAGAAAAATGACGCATGGGTATGGTATGCAAACTATGGTCGCAGCATGGATTGCAACGGCCAAGGTCAACGCTTTATCGGTGTCACTTTTAATATTGATGATAGAAAATGCAAAGAAGAATTGCTCGCCACCCGTGAACTGGAGTGGCGCACGCTAGTTGAAAACTCCCCCAATACCATCTCGCGTTATGATCAGGACTGCCGACGAATCTATGCCAACCCAGCCTTTTGTGCCATTTCTGAAGGTGGTAAAGCTGCATTATTGGGTAAGGCGCCTACAGAACACCCTGGTGGTGAAAATATGGCGCAGTATGAAGAAAAAATCCGCTCGGTCTTTGCAACGGGAGAAAATGTTGAATTTGAGTTGAACTGGACAGGCAAGAATCAACAAGAGTTTTGTAGCCATATCCGCCTGACTGCAGAATATGATCTGAATGGTGTGGTTACTACTGTTTTAGCCGTGGGACACGACATTTCAGAACTCAATGCACAACGTCAAAAAATACGTGAAATAGCCTTCTATGACCCGCTTACCCAACTTCCCAATCGACGTTTTTTCATGGATAGACTCCAGCATGCGCTAACTTGCTGTCAAAAAAGCGGTCGACAGGGTGCACTGCTGTTTAAAGTGGACCCCGATTTCTGGACAATGAATTAA
- a CDS encoding putative bifunctional diguanylate cyclase/phosphodiesterase, translating to MDLDNFKNINDTLGHDTGDLLLQLVGQRLVHSVRKNDSVARMGGDEFVIIMEDLSECPHEAINQVEVFTQKILTILNQPYQLLSNTRHSTPSIGVTMISNHKLTIDELMKRADIAMYSAKKAGRNNIRFFDPDMQAAVEQRSTMEVCLNHALAQQQFMLYYQPQVNNDGVIVGAEALLRWLHPVNGIINPADFIPIAEETGLIIPIGLWVLETACHQLKLWESDTAKTALHLAINVSSRQFQHPDFVEQVTTVIYKSGINPTQLKLELTESMVIGNINEIINKMQALKKLGVKFSMDDFGTGHSSLSSLKKLPLDQLKIDQSFVHDIASDHDSAIIVQTIIAMASNLGMDVIAEGVETEEQRNFLNEHHCLNFQGYLFGKPVPVDQFEQILKHNPDLTSMNI from the coding sequence ATAGATCTAGATAATTTCAAAAACATTAATGACACCCTAGGTCACGACACTGGCGACTTGTTATTACAATTGGTCGGCCAACGACTAGTACACAGCGTACGTAAAAACGATTCTGTTGCCCGCATGGGTGGCGATGAATTCGTCATCATCATGGAAGATTTAAGTGAATGCCCTCACGAAGCCATTAATCAAGTTGAAGTCTTTACACAAAAAATACTGACTATCCTCAATCAACCCTATCAGCTACTCAGCAATACTCGCCATAGCACCCCTAGCATAGGCGTCACTATGATCTCTAACCACAAACTCACTATTGATGAATTGATGAAACGGGCAGATATTGCCATGTACTCCGCTAAAAAAGCAGGGCGTAATAACATACGCTTCTTCGATCCAGACATGCAAGCCGCAGTTGAGCAACGATCAACCATGGAAGTATGTCTAAATCACGCTTTAGCTCAACAGCAATTCATGCTTTATTATCAGCCGCAGGTAAACAATGATGGTGTGATAGTAGGTGCAGAGGCTTTGCTACGTTGGCTACATCCAGTCAATGGCATCATTAATCCAGCCGATTTTATACCGATTGCCGAAGAAACCGGCCTCATCATTCCTATCGGTCTATGGGTACTCGAAACCGCGTGCCATCAACTGAAACTATGGGAATCAGATACAGCTAAAACCGCCCTGCACCTTGCAATTAATGTTAGCTCACGCCAATTCCAACACCCTGATTTTGTCGAACAAGTGACTACTGTTATCTACAAATCCGGCATTAATCCAACCCAACTCAAACTAGAGCTGACCGAAAGTATGGTCATAGGCAACATCAATGAGATTATCAACAAAATGCAGGCACTCAAAAAGCTGGGAGTGAAATTTTCTATGGATGATTTTGGTACTGGCCATTCTTCCCTGTCCAGCTTGAAAAAATTGCCACTGGATCAGCTTAAAATTGACCAGAGTTTTGTGCACGATATTGCCAGCGACCATGACAGTGCGATTATTGTACAAACCATCATCGCCATGGCCAGCAATCTCGGTATGGATGTCATTGCTGAAGGCGTGGAAACCGAAGAACAAAGAAACTTTCTTAATGAACACCATTGCCTGAATTTTCAGGGTTACCTGTTTGGCAAACCAGTACCTGTAGATCAGTTTGAGCAGATACTAAAACACAATCCTGATCTAACAAGCATGAACATCTAA
- a CDS encoding EAL domain-containing protein — translation MSKTVFNSILAELADPACKGCKDLLDFDFTFAFQPIVDVQQQTIFAYEALVRGPNKEGAAEILAKVNDNNRYRFDQECRKRSIMLAQRLGMTARISINFLPNAVYQPELCIRTTIAAAEAAGFPLEQIIFEVTEGEQILEPEKLLSIFRYYRDRGFYTAIDDFGAGYAGLTLLTNFQPHLIKIDIHLVKDIDVNPVKQAVVKGILLTTQMLGVQVIAEGVETAAEARWFKENGVALMQGYYFARPGFESLPTVSNWNFG, via the coding sequence ATGTCAAAAACTGTTTTTAATTCCATACTCGCTGAACTTGCTGACCCGGCATGCAAGGGCTGTAAAGACTTACTGGATTTCGATTTTACGTTTGCTTTTCAGCCTATCGTCGATGTTCAACAGCAAACTATTTTTGCTTATGAAGCCTTGGTGCGCGGTCCGAATAAGGAAGGTGCCGCTGAGATATTGGCTAAAGTAAATGATAACAACCGTTATCGCTTTGATCAGGAATGTCGCAAACGGAGCATAATGCTTGCGCAGCGGTTGGGGATGACAGCCCGCATTTCGATTAATTTTCTCCCTAATGCCGTGTATCAACCAGAGTTGTGCATCCGTACAACGATTGCTGCTGCTGAGGCGGCTGGGTTTCCTTTGGAGCAAATCATCTTCGAAGTCACTGAAGGTGAGCAGATTCTTGAGCCGGAAAAACTGTTGTCTATCTTCCGATACTATCGAGATCGTGGGTTTTACACAGCTATAGATGACTTTGGCGCCGGGTATGCAGGATTAACACTGCTTACGAATTTCCAACCTCATCTTATCAAGATTGATATTCATTTGGTCAAGGATATAGATGTAAATCCAGTTAAGCAGGCCGTAGTGAAAGGTATCTTGTTAACTACTCAGATGTTAGGTGTGCAAGTTATTGCAGAGGGTGTGGAAACAGCAGCTGAGGCACGTTGGTTCAAGGAGAATGGCGTGGCTTTAATGCAGGGTTATTATTTTGCCAGACCTGGGTTTGAATCACTCCCGACTGTGTCAAACTGGAATTTTGGTTAA
- a CDS encoding 23S rRNA (adenine(2030)-N(6))-methyltransferase RlmJ encodes MLSYRHAFHAGNHADVLKHFVQLQILQYFNQKDKPYWAIDTHAGAGLYALDSGYATQNAEFQSGIAKLIERNDIPAALAEYVTLVRGLNPDGTLKIYPGSPWVAMQVLRSQDQLKLFELHPTDSQLLHENFASAGRRVKIQAIDGFTGLKAVLPPAPRRGFVLIDPPYEEKQDYQRVPAALKDALKRFETGTYAVWYPQLQRHESQHFVEALKRVPAKSWLNVSLAVQTPSVDGFGMHGSGMFIINPPWTLHATLKTVMLYLTNVLGQDKGAGFVLETMG; translated from the coding sequence ATGCTGAGTTACCGTCACGCCTTCCACGCTGGCAATCATGCCGACGTGTTAAAACACTTCGTTCAATTACAGATTTTGCAATATTTCAATCAGAAAGATAAACCCTACTGGGCTATTGATACGCATGCAGGCGCAGGTTTGTATGCGCTGGATAGTGGCTATGCGACGCAAAATGCTGAGTTTCAAAGTGGTATCGCCAAGCTTATCGAACGTAATGATATTCCAGCTGCTTTGGCTGAATACGTGACATTGGTACGTGGTTTAAACCCAGATGGCACATTGAAGATTTATCCCGGTTCGCCGTGGGTTGCTATGCAAGTGTTGCGAAGCCAGGACCAATTGAAATTGTTTGAACTGCATCCGACCGACAGTCAGTTGCTGCATGAAAACTTTGCCAGTGCGGGACGACGGGTAAAAATACAGGCAATAGATGGGTTCACTGGCTTAAAGGCAGTGTTGCCACCCGCGCCACGCCGAGGTTTTGTATTGATAGATCCTCCCTATGAAGAAAAACAGGATTACCAGCGTGTTCCCGCTGCGCTGAAAGATGCGCTCAAACGTTTTGAGACTGGCACTTATGCTGTATGGTATCCTCAGTTGCAACGTCATGAGTCGCAACATTTTGTTGAAGCGCTCAAACGCGTTCCCGCCAAGTCATGGCTCAATGTTAGTCTGGCAGTGCAAACGCCATCAGTGGATGGCTTTGGCATGCATGGCAGCGGCATGTTTATTATCAATCCCCCGTGGACTTTGCACGCTACGCTCAAAACGGTCATGCTCTATTTAACGAATGTGCTGGGGCAGGATAAGGGGGCTGGGTTTGTACTGGAAACGATGGGGTAG
- the sbcB gene encoding exodeoxyribonuclease I: MHTFLWHDYETFGVNTRSDRPAQFAAIRTDADLNEIGEPVMCYCQPTPDYLPDPQSCLITGITPQTCMTQGINEAAFAAQIETELSQPNTIGVGYNTIRFDDEVTRFMFWRNLIDPYAREWQNGCGRWDILDVVRAAYALRPDGINWPTGADGRVSFRLELLTAANNISHTAAHDALSDVRATIALARLIRTKQPKLFDFCFKLHKKDAVAEQISLHAPRPFVHISGMIPVEQGCIMVAYPLATHPTNKNEIIVWDCAYDPSELATLDVATLRTRMFSKTDALPAGVTRLPIKTIHINKSPVVSPLKTLSAEQAQHWGLDMDNVMANVAACQQLGDMNTTWREVYQREYADTLDVDEDLYNGFISNDDRRLLTRLRGLAPEALAQSRPSFTDARLDELLFRYRARNYPATLNTEESGRWHGHCADRLFNGKHGARTLTQFSETIDQLAETADDRGEVILSDLYDYADSITPDYPD; encoded by the coding sequence ATGCACACTTTTCTCTGGCACGATTACGAAACCTTTGGCGTGAATACCCGCAGTGACCGCCCTGCACAATTTGCAGCTATCCGCACCGATGCGGATTTAAATGAAATTGGTGAACCTGTGATGTGCTATTGCCAGCCTACGCCAGATTATCTGCCCGACCCGCAGTCCTGTTTAATCACAGGTATCACCCCACAAACCTGCATGACACAAGGCATCAACGAAGCCGCGTTTGCTGCACAAATCGAGACTGAACTATCACAGCCAAATACCATAGGCGTGGGCTACAACACCATACGTTTTGACGATGAAGTGACGCGCTTCATGTTCTGGCGCAATCTTATCGATCCTTATGCGCGGGAGTGGCAAAATGGCTGCGGCCGTTGGGACATTCTCGATGTGGTTCGAGCAGCTTATGCACTGCGACCTGATGGTATCAACTGGCCAACCGGTGCCGATGGCCGTGTGAGTTTCCGCCTTGAACTACTCACCGCAGCTAATAACATCAGTCACACCGCTGCGCATGATGCACTCTCGGACGTGCGCGCGACCATCGCACTGGCCAGACTCATCCGCACCAAGCAACCCAAGCTATTTGATTTCTGCTTCAAACTACACAAAAAAGACGCCGTCGCTGAACAAATCAGTCTGCACGCACCGCGCCCATTTGTACATATTTCGGGAATGATACCCGTGGAGCAAGGTTGTATCATGGTGGCCTATCCGCTCGCCACGCACCCGACTAACAAGAACGAAATCATAGTCTGGGATTGCGCATATGACCCCAGCGAGCTTGCCACACTAGACGTTGCCACGCTGCGCACACGCATGTTCAGCAAAACTGATGCACTCCCTGCGGGTGTCACGCGGCTACCGATCAAGACCATCCACATCAACAAATCCCCCGTCGTCAGTCCCCTTAAAACGCTAAGTGCAGAACAGGCCCAACATTGGGGATTAGATATGGATAACGTCATGGCTAACGTCGCTGCATGCCAGCAATTGGGTGACATGAACACAACATGGCGGGAAGTTTATCAGCGTGAATATGCCGACACGCTTGATGTTGACGAAGACTTATACAATGGATTTATCAGTAATGATGACCGCCGCTTGCTCACGCGCTTACGCGGGCTTGCCCCTGAAGCGCTGGCGCAGTCACGCCCCAGCTTTACCGATGCACGTCTGGATGAGCTGCTGTTCCGCTACCGCGCACGTAATTACCCAGCCACACTGAATACAGAAGAATCTGGTCGCTGGCACGGGCATTGTGCGGACAGGTTATTCAATGGCAAGCATGGCGCACGCACACTTACCCAGTTTAGCGAAACTATAGACCAACTTGCTGAAACTGCCGATGATCGAGGCGAAGTGATATTATCAGACTTATACGACTACGCTGACAGCATCACCCCTGACTATCCTGATTAG
- a CDS encoding potassium channel family protein, with the protein MSIDNYRHYIGIGGVPKHDKAIAYLWEQRLHRLMLVVALLTLPAFYLEITEQSGWFRHLGQALDFVILMAFISELVWMLYLVEQKSLYLLHNWLNLLIIFGAAISLTGVDGEWLPLARLFRLAYVSLMIARLLGTIRNLFTPGAIPYLLGWATILFLLAGAGFYWLEPTVHTYSEGLWLAFTTGATVGYGDIVPTTSATRILSVIIVLFGLGILSVTTASIAAVFIGADEKKLREELHHDIRALHAEVLQLRIELQQCKPKPTDALAQTHTQPVQPPR; encoded by the coding sequence ATGAGCATAGACAACTACCGGCATTACATAGGCATAGGCGGTGTACCAAAACATGACAAAGCTATTGCCTACCTTTGGGAACAACGCCTGCATCGCTTAATGCTGGTTGTCGCCTTGCTCACTCTTCCCGCGTTTTATCTGGAAATCACAGAACAATCTGGCTGGTTCAGGCATCTGGGACAGGCACTGGATTTCGTCATCCTTATGGCTTTCATTTCGGAACTCGTCTGGATGCTGTATCTGGTCGAACAGAAGTCGCTATACCTGTTACACAACTGGCTCAATTTACTCATTATTTTTGGAGCTGCCATTAGTCTGACCGGTGTGGATGGTGAATGGTTACCGTTAGCACGACTGTTTCGATTAGCGTATGTATCACTCATGATTGCACGCTTGCTTGGCACCATACGCAATCTGTTCACGCCTGGCGCCATCCCCTATCTATTAGGCTGGGCTACTATATTGTTTCTGTTGGCAGGTGCTGGTTTTTATTGGCTGGAACCGACAGTACACACATACTCCGAAGGTTTATGGCTGGCTTTCACAACAGGTGCCACTGTAGGCTATGGCGATATAGTACCGACTACCAGTGCAACACGTATTTTATCAGTCATTATTGTATTATTTGGATTAGGCATCCTATCTGTTACCACAGCGAGCATTGCAGCTGTCTTTATCGGTGCCGATGAGAAAAAGTTACGTGAAGAACTCCATCATGACATACGCGCCCTGCATGCAGAGGTGCTGCAATTACGCATAGAGCTGCAACAATGCAAACCTAAGCCAACTGACGCACTCGCTCAAACACACACACAGCCAGTGCAGCCGCCGCGTTGA
- a CDS encoding TrmH family RNA methyltransferase — translation MITSMHNPQYKALKKLADSTSERRELGQTLLDGEHLLLSYLATEQLPRLVIVAESAEQHPLLARLTNVPVLALSQGLFNTLSPVKTPTGLLLLVDIPPGVAPADSKFIVLLEAIQDPGNLGTILRSAAAAGVDAVYLSAGCADAWSPKVLRGGMGAHFATQIVEHANLIEVAQQFNGLICATALDAPYSLFQTDLTGKVGFVIGNEGAGLSVQLRAATNCAISIPMPGQVESLNAAAALAVCVFERVRQLA, via the coding sequence ATGATCACTTCTATGCACAATCCGCAATACAAAGCTTTAAAAAAACTGGCCGACTCTACTAGTGAACGGCGCGAATTAGGACAAACTTTGCTGGATGGTGAGCATTTACTCTTAAGCTACCTCGCAACAGAACAATTGCCACGTCTGGTTATCGTTGCTGAATCGGCCGAGCAGCATCCGTTGCTGGCGCGTCTAACTAACGTGCCTGTATTAGCATTGTCGCAAGGTCTGTTTAACACGCTATCACCTGTAAAAACGCCAACAGGCTTGTTGTTATTAGTGGATATTCCACCAGGTGTTGCGCCTGCTGATAGCAAATTTATTGTATTGCTGGAAGCAATTCAGGATCCGGGAAATCTCGGCACGATATTGCGTAGTGCAGCGGCTGCTGGAGTGGATGCAGTGTATTTGTCCGCAGGCTGCGCTGATGCATGGTCACCCAAAGTGTTGCGTGGTGGTATGGGCGCACATTTCGCGACGCAGATTGTCGAGCATGCCAATTTGATAGAAGTTGCACAGCAGTTCAACGGGCTTATTTGCGCTACTGCACTGGATGCACCGTATAGCTTGTTTCAAACTGATCTGACTGGCAAAGTTGGTTTTGTGATCGGCAACGAAGGTGCAGGGTTATCTGTGCAACTTCGTGCGGCGACTAATTGCGCGATCAGTATACCCATGCCAGGGCAAGTTGAGTCGCTCAACGCGGCGGCTGCACTGGCTGTGTGTGTGTTTGAGCGAGTGCGTCAGTTGGCTTAG
- a CDS encoding MarC family protein, translated as MLTQLHLAEQVKFLVGLFAILNPLGAIPIFLSMAGDRRPLEMHRTALKTAVAVTIILVFSVWAGDGVLGFFGIGIPSFRIAGGLLVMMIAISMFHAKVSPARHTDAEEIEAESKVDISVVPLAIPLLAGPGAISLVIVDAHQAASFLDKILFSLSITGVGLLVWLVLRMAEPIGDRLGTAGLNISTRVMGLILAAMAVQFMVDGLIVLLPGLAAK; from the coding sequence GTGCTTACTCAACTTCACCTTGCTGAACAGGTTAAATTCTTAGTCGGGCTCTTCGCCATTCTGAATCCGCTGGGGGCAATTCCGATTTTTTTGAGTATGGCGGGTGATCGGCGGCCGCTGGAAATGCACCGCACTGCGTTAAAAACGGCGGTTGCCGTGACCATTATTCTTGTGTTTTCGGTGTGGGCAGGTGATGGTGTGCTGGGCTTCTTTGGTATAGGCATACCTTCGTTCCGGATTGCTGGTGGGTTGCTGGTGATGATGATTGCGATTTCCATGTTTCACGCCAAAGTCAGCCCTGCGCGGCATACTGATGCTGAGGAAATCGAAGCTGAATCCAAAGTAGATATCTCCGTTGTGCCATTGGCTATTCCCTTACTGGCTGGCCCTGGTGCAATTAGTCTGGTGATTGTTGATGCGCATCAGGCGGCTAGTTTTCTGGATAAGATACTGTTTAGTTTGTCAATTACCGGGGTAGGCTTGCTGGTGTGGTTGGTGTTGCGAATGGCTGAGCCGATCGGTGATCGTTTGGGTACAGCAGGATTGAATATATCAACACGGGTGATGGGGTTGATATTGGCAGCGATGGCAGTGCAATTTATGGTTGATGGTTTAATCGTATTATTGCCTGGGTTGGCAGCAAAATGA